The Candidatus Kryptobacter tengchongensis genome contains a region encoding:
- a CDS encoding phospholipid-binding protein, PBP family, with the protein MKYLLLILLSFLFATQTNFQKGGVKKMFSIKSTAFKDGETIPKKFTCDGQDYSPELSWENAPAGTKSFALICEDPDAPGRTFIHWVIYDIPANVTRLAENVKKVGLVDDKIKQGINDFGRIGYGGPCPPRGHKPHRYIFKLYALDVETLGLNSGATAEQVEAKAKGHILGEAKITGLYGR; encoded by the coding sequence ATGAAATATCTTCTTTTAATTCTCCTTTCTTTTCTCTTTGCAACACAAACAAATTTTCAAAAGGGAGGGGTTAAGAAAATGTTTTCAATTAAATCAACCGCTTTCAAAGACGGCGAAACCATCCCCAAAAAATTTACATGTGACGGTCAGGATTACTCCCCTGAGTTGAGCTGGGAAAATGCTCCTGCTGGGACCAAAAGCTTTGCTTTAATTTGTGAAGATCCAGATGCTCCTGGGAGAACATTTATACATTGGGTTATATACGATATCCCTGCGAATGTGACAAGACTTGCAGAAAATGTTAAGAAAGTTGGTCTCGTTGACGATAAGATTAAGCAGGGGATAAATGATTTTGGCAGGATTGGATATGGAGGTCCCTGTCCACCACGGGGGCATAAACCACACCGTTATATCTTTAAGCTTTACGCGCTTGATGTTGAAACGCTCGGGTTAAATTCTGGGGCAACCGCTGAACAAGTTGAAGCAAAGGCAAAGGGACATATTCTTGGTGAAGCAAAAATAACAGGATTATATGGTCGTTAA
- a CDS encoding Cell division protein FtsB — MKKFLSNPANLIFGGILIALFIYLIFAEKGILKRINFEIERAKLKKEIELIEKENASLRQKIHELETNPKAVEKIAREKYGMAKEGEEVFKIKVK, encoded by the coding sequence ATGAAAAAATTTCTCTCAAATCCTGCAAACTTAATCTTTGGTGGAATTTTAATTGCTCTGTTCATCTACCTCATATTTGCAGAAAAAGGGATTTTAAAACGGATAAATTTTGAGATTGAGAGGGCAAAATTGAAAAAAGAAATTGAGCTTATTGAAAAAGAAAATGCCTCTTTAAGGCAGAAGATTCATGAACTTGAAACGAATCCAAAAGCCGTTGAGAAGATAGCTCGCGAAAAATACGGCATGGCAAAGGAGGGAGAGGAAGTTTTCAAAATAAAAGTAAAGTAA
- a CDS encoding DNA replication and repair protein RecR, whose translation MLYTSESLEILIEELTKFPGIGRKTAQRLALYILKQPKEEVEKLVRAIIDVKEKIKYCSICYNITESDPCPICSSPKRDKTTICVVEEPMDVLAIEKTSEYNGLYHVLGGVLNPLEGIGPEDLKVKELIHRISSGGVNEVIIALNPSVEGETTSIYIANLIKPFGVKVTRIARGLPIGTALEYADTATIVRAIENRTPM comes from the coding sequence GTGCTTTATACATCCGAAAGCCTTGAAATTCTGATAGAGGAACTCACAAAGTTTCCCGGCATCGGAAGAAAAACCGCACAACGACTTGCACTTTACATATTAAAACAACCGAAAGAAGAGGTTGAAAAACTTGTTCGGGCTATAATTGATGTAAAAGAAAAAATTAAATATTGCTCAATTTGCTACAATATAACCGAAAGCGACCCATGCCCCATTTGCTCAAGCCCGAAGAGAGATAAAACAACTATATGCGTCGTTGAAGAACCTATGGATGTCCTGGCAATAGAAAAAACAAGTGAGTATAACGGTCTTTATCATGTCCTCGGTGGAGTCCTAAACCCACTTGAAGGGATTGGTCCAGAAGATTTGAAAGTTAAAGAACTCATACATAGAATTTCATCAGGTGGAGTAAATGAAGTTATAATTGCATTAAATCCAAGTGTTGAGGGGGAAACAACATCAATTTACATAGCAAATCTCATCAAACCTTTTGGAGTAAAGGTTACACGTATTGCAAGGGGTTTGCCAATTGGAACAGCTCTTGAATATGCAGATACAGCGACAATTGTCAGAGCAATTGAAAATAGAACACCAATGTAA
- a CDS encoding glucokinase — translation MKKFVIGVDLGGTFIKAGIVDETGNIIIEDSIPTEAEKGPSHVIEQISKIVNKLNENFENGEIIGVGIGAPGQVDPQGGVKYPPNFPGWTVVYLAKEVEKITGLKTTVDNDANVAAIGEAKFGAGQKHPNFIMVTLGTGIGGGIIINRKIYRGPTGGAGEIGHVSINFDGPKCNCGNYGCVEAYVGQRYLSSWVAEELKINPNSKIVEIVNGDLSKIEPYIISLAAEQGDEFAINVWKKVGFYVGVMLASVMNLFDINVAIVGGGVAKAGKILFDSMNETVKSRALKPIAEKAIVIPAQLGNKAGILGAGALVFEEIS, via the coding sequence ATGAAGAAATTTGTAATCGGCGTTGACCTCGGCGGAACATTTATAAAAGCCGGAATAGTTGATGAAACTGGCAATATCATTATTGAAGATTCAATCCCCACAGAAGCTGAAAAAGGACCTTCACATGTCATTGAGCAAATTTCAAAAATTGTAAACAAGCTTAATGAAAATTTTGAAAATGGAGAAATCATTGGAGTTGGAATTGGTGCACCAGGTCAAGTTGATCCGCAAGGTGGGGTCAAATATCCACCTAATTTCCCGGGATGGACAGTTGTTTACTTAGCAAAAGAAGTTGAGAAAATAACAGGTTTAAAGACAACCGTTGATAATGATGCAAATGTTGCTGCTATAGGTGAGGCAAAATTCGGCGCTGGTCAAAAACATCCAAACTTTATAATGGTTACGCTCGGAACTGGAATTGGCGGTGGGATTATAATTAATAGAAAAATTTACCGCGGTCCAACCGGTGGAGCCGGTGAAATTGGACATGTCTCAATTAATTTTGATGGACCGAAATGTAATTGTGGGAATTATGGGTGTGTTGAAGCTTATGTTGGACAAAGATATTTATCATCCTGGGTTGCCGAAGAACTTAAAATAAATCCAAACTCAAAAATTGTTGAAATTGTAAACGGTGATCTTTCTAAAATTGAACCATACATAATCTCACTTGCAGCTGAACAAGGTGATGAATTTGCGATAAATGTATGGAAAAAAGTAGGATTCTATGTCGGTGTGATGCTTGCCTCAGTGATGAATTTGTTTGATATAAATGTTGCAATAGTTGGGGGCGGAGTTGCAAAAGCAGGGAAGATTTTATTTGACTCAATGAATGAAACTGTTAAATCAAGAGCATTAAAACCAATCGCTGAAAAAGCAATTGTAATTCCAGCACAGCTTGGGAATAAAGCTGGGATTTTAGGTGCAGGAGCGTTGGTATTTGAGGAAATAAGTTAA
- a CDS encoding putative ATPase has translation MKFEKVLPPLADRIRPKTLDEFVGQEHIVGEGKPLRVMIETGEIQSMILWGPPGSGKTTLAKIIAERANADFYQINAVLSGTKEVKEVIEKAETNLKYYSKRTILFIDEIHRFNKAQQSVLLNSVENGTIILIGATTENPSFEIISPLLSRCQIFVLEPLGVKELNTILERALTKDEILSKFKIHIEDRDLLFLYSGGDARIMLNALEIALKIVKPTPENEIFLTKEIISEAFQRRYFKYDKSGEEHYNLISAFIKSIRGSDPDAAVYWLARMLLAGEDPKFIARRLIILASEDIGNAEPYALTLATSCFTAVDYVGMPEARIILAQVATYLASCPKSNSAYIAIEEAIEDAQKYPELPVPLHLRNAPTKLLKELGYGRDYKYSHDFPEHFVEQQFLPDELKNKIYYRPTELGREKILKERLENLWSKRKQNKKVNK, from the coding sequence ATGAAATTTGAAAAAGTTCTCCCACCCCTTGCAGATAGAATAAGACCAAAAACACTTGATGAGTTTGTAGGTCAAGAACATATTGTTGGTGAAGGCAAACCTCTGCGCGTGATGATTGAAACAGGGGAAATTCAATCAATGATTCTTTGGGGTCCGCCTGGTTCTGGAAAAACAACGCTTGCAAAAATCATAGCTGAGAGAGCGAATGCGGATTTTTACCAAATAAACGCAGTTTTATCAGGGACAAAAGAGGTAAAGGAAGTAATTGAGAAAGCCGAAACAAATTTAAAATACTATTCCAAGCGGACGATTCTTTTCATAGACGAGATTCACAGGTTTAACAAGGCACAACAGAGCGTGCTTTTAAATAGCGTTGAAAATGGGACGATAATACTAATTGGAGCGACGACGGAAAATCCATCTTTTGAGATAATCTCACCTCTTTTATCACGATGTCAAATTTTTGTGCTTGAACCACTTGGTGTTAAGGAACTTAACACAATTCTTGAAAGAGCTCTAACCAAAGATGAGATACTTTCAAAATTTAAAATCCATATTGAGGACAGAGACCTTCTTTTTCTTTATTCTGGTGGAGATGCTCGCATTATGCTTAACGCGCTTGAGATCGCTTTAAAAATTGTTAAACCAACGCCGGAAAATGAGATATTTTTGACAAAGGAGATTATCTCCGAAGCATTTCAACGCAGATATTTCAAGTATGATAAGTCAGGCGAGGAACACTATAATTTAATTTCCGCCTTTATAAAAAGCATACGAGGAAGCGATCCAGATGCAGCGGTTTATTGGCTTGCCAGAATGTTACTTGCGGGTGAAGACCCTAAATTCATTGCGAGAAGGCTGATAATTTTAGCAAGCGAGGATATTGGAAATGCCGAACCATATGCATTAACACTTGCGACAAGCTGTTTCACCGCTGTTGACTATGTTGGCATGCCCGAGGCACGAATAATCCTTGCGCAGGTTGCAACTTACCTCGCAAGCTGTCCGAAAAGTAATTCTGCATACATTGCAATTGAAGAAGCGATTGAAGATGCTCAAAAATATCCAGAACTTCCTGTCCCACTGCACTTGAGAAACGCACCCACAAAATTGCTGAAGGAACTCGGCTATGGCAGGGATTATAAGTATAGCCATGATTTCCCCGAGCACTTCGTTGAACAACAATTTTTACCAGATGAACTCAAAAACAAAATTTACTATAGACCTACAGAACTTGGTAGAGAAAAAATTTTAAAGGAACGGCTTGAAAACCTTTGGAGCAAAAGGAAACAAAATAAAAAAGTTAACAAATGA